In one Populus nigra chromosome 12, ddPopNigr1.1, whole genome shotgun sequence genomic region, the following are encoded:
- the LOC133669461 gene encoding uncharacterized protein LOC133669461, protein MEKDERGKEKEREKVCKRCKQTFTSSSNTSSACRFHPSIFVCRRHDDQKRYYELGPEDPPYAAKFYDCCGAEDPEASGCTTSFHVSYDD, encoded by the exons ATGGAGAAGGACgagagagggaaagagaaggagagggaGAAAGTATGCAAGAGGTGCAAGCAGACATTCACTTCCTCTTCCAACACTTCTTCTGCTTGCCGTTTCCATCCATCTATTTTTGTCTGCCGTCGTCATGATGACCAAAAAAG GTACTATGAATTGGGACCTGAAGATCCACCATATGCTGCGAAATTTTATGATTGTTGCGGGGCTGAGGACCCTGAGGCATCTGGCTGCACTACCAGTTTCCATGTGTCATATGATGATTGA
- the LOC133669799 gene encoding V-type proton ATPase subunit H-like, which translates to MEQAELTTEQVLKRDIPWETYMMTKLISGTDLQLLRRYDNRPESYRAQLLDDDGPAYVRVFVTILRDIFKEETVEYVLALIDEMLAANPKRARLFHDKSLANDDPYEPFLRLLWKGNWFIQEKSCKILALIVSARPKTQDGLLSNGEASNSKSKITCIDDVLKGLVEWLCAQLKKPSHPSRSIPTAISCLATLLKEPVVRSLFVRLDGVKLLIPSICPASTQQSIQLLYETSLCVWLLSYYEPAIEYLATSRTLPRLVDVVKSSTKEKVVRVVVLTFKNLLSKGAFGAQMVDLGLPQIVQNLKAQAWSDEDLLEALNQLEEGLKDNIKKLSSFDKYKQEVLLGHLDWSPMHKDPAFWRENITNFEENDFQILRVLITILDTSNDPRALAVACFDLSQFIQHHPAGRVIVTDLKTKERVMKLMNHENAEVTKNALLCIQRLFLGAKYASFLQV; encoded by the exons ATGGAGCAGGCCGAACTGACTACGGAGCAG gttcTTAAGAGGGATATCCCATGGGAGACTTACATGATGACAAAGCTAATCTCTGGGACGGATCTTCAACTGTTGAGGCGTTATGATAATAGACCGGAAAGTTACAGGGCACAATTGTTAGATGAT GATGGCCCAGCTTATGTTCGGGTTTTTGTTACCATTTTACGTGACATTTTTAAGGAAGAAACAGTCGAATATGTTCTGGCTTTGATTGATGAAATGCTTGCAG CAAACCCGAAAAGAGCCAGATTGTTCCATGATAAGTCTCTTGCAAATGATGATCCTTATGAACCTTTCCTA AGATTGCTTTGGAAAGGTAACTGGTTCATACAAGAAAAGAGCTGCAAGATACTTGCTTTGATTGTAAG TGCTAGGCCAAAAACTCAAGATGGCCTTCTTTCAAATGGAGAGGCCTCAAATTCAAAGAGCAAAATTACTTGCATTGATGATGTGCTGAAGGGATTGGTTGAATGGCTTTGTGCCCAG CTGAAGAAGCCTTCACATCCTAGTCGTTCCATTCCAACTGCAATTAGTTGTCTAGCAACATTGCTTAAGGAGCCTGTGGTCAGATCTTTGTTTGTACGGTTAGATGGCGTGAAGTTGCTGATTCCATCAATTTGTCCAGCATCTACTCAGCAATCCATTCAG CTTCTTTATGAAACAAGTCTCTGTGTCTGGCTACTGTCTTACTATGAACCTGCAATTGAGTACTTGGCTACTTCAAGAACCTTGCCACGACTAGTTGACGTTGTGAAGAGTTCCACAAAAGAGAAG GTTGTCAGAGTGGTTGTCTTGACCTTTAAAAACTTGCTTTCCAAAGGTGCATTTGGTGCTCAGATGGTAGACCTTGGATTGCCACAAATTGTTCAAAATTTGAAAGCACAAGCATGGAGTGATGAG GACCTACTGGAGGCTCTGAACCAACTAGAAGAGGGGTTAAAGGATAACATTAAGAAATTGAGTTCTTTTGACAAGTACAAGCAAGAAGTTCTCCTCGGCCATCTTGATTGGTCTCCTATGCACAAAGATCCTGCTTTCTGGCGTGAAAATATAACTAATTTTGAAGAGAATGATTTCCAG ATTCTGAGGGTCCTCATCACAATTTTGGACACATCCAATGATCCAAGAGCTCTGGCTGTTGCTTGCTTTGATCTCTCGCAGTTTATCCAGCATCATCCTGCTGGGAGGGTCATAGTGACGGATCTTAAGACCAAGGAAAGGGTGATGAAACTGATGAACCATGAAAATGCTGAAGTTACCAAAAATGCTCTCCTCTGTATTCAAAGGCTCTTTCTAGGTGCAAAGTATGCAAGCTTTCTGCAGGTCTGA